One part of the Leptospira saintgironsiae genome encodes these proteins:
- a CDS encoding YceI family protein encodes MKSRINSFYLTVLIFSVFSLAGSLQFNSLSAEASCKYSVSQEATGLEWKAFKFTEKTGVGGKFTKVTIAGAKSSANIPDALKGLKFSIDSLDLDSGNAERDPKIKGAFFGNLKKSGKIEGSVSSAKLDADGKSGTGVIKLVWNGVSKDVPLQFTLTGEVLEAKGSLDVNNWNAGKALTALNTVCSDLHKSKDGKSVLWPDVEITIKSTLKKDCK; translated from the coding sequence ATGAAATCACGTATAAATTCTTTTTATTTAACCGTACTGATTTTTTCAGTATTCTCCCTTGCAGGAAGTTTGCAATTCAATTCGTTATCAGCTGAGGCTTCTTGCAAATATTCCGTGAGCCAAGAGGCAACTGGACTTGAATGGAAAGCTTTTAAATTCACTGAAAAAACTGGAGTAGGCGGTAAGTTTACCAAAGTAACTATTGCAGGAGCTAAATCTTCGGCTAATATTCCTGACGCATTAAAAGGTTTAAAATTCTCTATCGATTCTTTGGACCTAGACTCTGGAAATGCAGAAAGAGATCCAAAGATCAAGGGCGCATTTTTCGGAAATTTGAAAAAGAGCGGAAAGATAGAAGGATCCGTATCTTCTGCAAAACTAGACGCTGATGGAAAGTCTGGAACTGGAGTGATAAAACTTGTCTGGAACGGAGTGAGTAAAGATGTTCCTTTACAATTCACTTTAACTGGAGAAGTTTTAGAAGCAAAAGGTTCTTTGGATGTAAATAATTGGAATGCAGGTAAGGCTTTAACTGCATTAAACACAGTTTGTAGCGATCTTCATAAAAGTAAGGATGGTAAATCTGTTCTTTGGCCAGATGTAGAGATTACTATAAAATCTACTTTAAAGAAAGATTGTAAATAA
- a CDS encoding MAPEG family protein: MQKEYWLLPIGALALLTFFVLLQIPIRRLYAGFIGKVIPEDFKFGESKNVPQWVAIANRNYMNLLEIPLLFYLICLIQYLTSSNDPLNFQLTWIYVGLRTLHSLIHLTYNNVIHRLIIFAMSNLILFGIWVNYFRKFLEFIFWGKKFP, from the coding sequence ATGCAAAAAGAATATTGGCTTCTTCCGATCGGAGCGTTAGCTCTATTGACTTTTTTCGTATTGTTGCAAATCCCAATTCGACGTTTATATGCAGGTTTTATCGGAAAGGTAATCCCAGAAGATTTTAAGTTCGGAGAATCCAAAAATGTTCCTCAATGGGTAGCCATAGCAAATCGGAACTATATGAATCTATTGGAAATTCCTCTATTATTCTATTTGATCTGCCTTATACAATACTTAACGAGTTCTAATGACCCTTTAAATTTTCAGCTGACCTGGATCTATGTGGGACTTAGGACCTTGCATAGTCTCATTCACCTTACTTACAACAACGTTATTCATAGATTAATTATATTTGCTATGAGTAATTTGATCTTGTTTGGGATATGGGTAAACTATTTCAGAAAATTTTTAGAGTTTATTTTTTGGGGAAAAAAATTTCCTTAG
- a CDS encoding DUF418 domain-containing protein — translation MKNRIGFIDFLRGFALLGILAVNLPYFSKPMYLVASLGENSTLLDSIGSWIVAFFFESKFYVLFSFLFGYGFFIQLENNQEANSRSRYFRRIFGLGILGLLHGIFLFIGDILLSYAILGALLWFLRNKSSSWLLKLSLFCLVIAVFCRMGMSLAEGEFKSQLETNLPRLLEESRKAYLGGFWESNVQRTKDTILSIPFLVFYQWPTVFSMFCLGFFAAKNSIFSDWERTKPGFRKLFPWALILGILGNLIYTLHSRHILSENPSVFLKILYAISDTFSAPALTFCYVYLLGNYYNSGRSFADRIWFETMGKLSLTCYLGESLICTWIFCGWGLGYFDQLGSYIVLVLTVPIWIFFGVVSLIWKRIFFLGPMEWILRSWTYWEKIKIL, via the coding sequence ATGAAAAATAGAATAGGATTTATAGACTTTTTAAGAGGATTTGCGCTTTTAGGAATACTCGCAGTCAACTTGCCTTATTTTTCAAAACCGATGTATTTGGTCGCCTCCTTGGGTGAAAATTCCACTCTTCTGGATTCCATAGGTTCTTGGATCGTAGCATTCTTCTTCGAATCTAAGTTTTATGTATTATTTTCCTTTTTATTCGGTTACGGATTTTTTATCCAATTGGAGAACAATCAAGAAGCAAATTCCAGATCCAGGTATTTCAGAAGAATATTCGGTTTAGGAATATTAGGACTTCTTCATGGAATCTTTTTATTTATTGGAGATATTCTGCTTTCTTACGCAATTTTAGGAGCATTACTCTGGTTTTTAAGAAACAAATCTTCTTCTTGGTTATTAAAACTTTCTCTATTCTGTCTGGTAATTGCTGTATTTTGCAGAATGGGTATGAGTTTAGCAGAAGGAGAATTTAAATCCCAACTAGAAACAAATCTTCCTCGCCTGTTAGAAGAAAGTAGAAAAGCATATTTAGGAGGATTCTGGGAAAGTAATGTGCAAAGAACCAAGGATACTATTCTTTCCATTCCATTTTTGGTATTTTACCAATGGCCTACTGTTTTCTCCATGTTCTGTTTAGGTTTTTTTGCTGCCAAAAATTCTATCTTTTCTGATTGGGAGAGAACGAAGCCCGGATTTCGGAAACTTTTTCCTTGGGCTTTAATCCTGGGAATTTTAGGGAATCTAATATACACATTACATTCTCGTCATATTCTTTCCGAAAATCCAAGTGTGTTCTTAAAAATTTTATATGCGATATCGGATACTTTCAGCGCACCTGCTCTCACTTTTTGTTATGTATATCTGCTAGGAAATTATTATAACTCCGGAAGAAGTTTTGCGGATCGAATCTGGTTCGAGACTATGGGAAAACTTTCTTTAACTTGTTATTTAGGAGAATCCTTGATTTGTACATGGATCTTTTGTGGCTGGGGACTTGGTTATTTTGATCAGTTAGGTAGTTATATTGTCCTCGTTCTAACCGTTCCTATCTGGATCTTTTTCGGTGTAGTTTCTCTAATTTGGAAAAGAATCTTCTTTTTAGGGCCTATGGAATGGATCTTAAGATCTTGGACCTATTGGGAGAAGATCAAAATACTTTAG
- a CDS encoding NADH-quinone oxidoreductase subunit N: MNLIPNSNDLISILPILVLSGGGILLLGLQFFFQGFEFRIVRFTSGLILIAAFFSLFVSQSNPGVGSYFSGHYEISTTGFWFGALYLIAAFCTVLASPRVLEQHNMEFPEFYPLLLFSVVGMFLMTSGTDTVTIFVGLELMSVCLYVLVGMARSDVYSLEASLKYFLLGSFSTGFFLFGMAFLFGGSGTTHLQDSLKPLLSSGFDSNFTKIGLLLLLTGISFKIALFPYHSWTPDAYEGALTPVTGFMATASKSASMGLLLVVFSKFPVQVAGGEWTWIMGILALMSMTYGNFVALKQTSLKRVLAYSSIAHAGYVVAGISLGGKEEALFYLIVYSFMSLGAFAILSFLEEGNRHVTYDSIAGLAKSRPWTSFALFIFFLSLAGIPPLGGFWAKLFLFQRIAEGTDQISRLLLIGGIANSALALYYYVKVGILAYMSSEEGEISKLDSPKASYGVLFVSAISLAAVLVGWYFIQPKDLNSLKFANKSAELQK, encoded by the coding sequence ATGAATTTAATTCCAAATTCCAACGATCTAATTTCTATACTTCCTATTCTGGTACTTTCCGGAGGAGGGATCTTATTGCTTGGACTACAGTTCTTTTTCCAAGGATTCGAATTCAGGATTGTAAGGTTCACTTCTGGCCTAATTTTGATTGCTGCCTTCTTCTCCTTATTTGTTTCTCAATCGAATCCTGGAGTCGGATCATATTTTTCAGGACATTATGAAATTTCCACCACCGGTTTCTGGTTTGGGGCGTTATATTTAATCGCAGCATTCTGCACTGTTCTTGCTTCCCCAAGAGTATTAGAACAACATAATATGGAATTTCCAGAGTTCTATCCCCTTCTTCTTTTTTCAGTAGTCGGAATGTTTCTGATGACTTCTGGAACGGATACTGTCACAATCTTTGTTGGATTGGAGTTGATGTCAGTATGTTTGTATGTTCTCGTCGGAATGGCAAGAAGTGATGTTTATTCTTTAGAAGCCAGTTTGAAATATTTCCTTTTAGGAAGTTTTTCCACAGGATTTTTCTTATTCGGGATGGCGTTTTTATTCGGAGGATCTGGCACAACTCATCTGCAAGATTCTTTAAAACCTTTGCTGAGTTCTGGATTTGATTCCAATTTTACAAAGATAGGTTTATTACTTCTGTTAACAGGGATCTCATTCAAGATTGCTTTATTCCCATATCATTCATGGACACCTGATGCTTACGAAGGTGCGTTAACTCCAGTTACCGGCTTTATGGCAACGGCCTCTAAATCTGCTTCTATGGGATTATTACTCGTTGTATTTTCAAAATTTCCAGTCCAAGTTGCAGGCGGAGAATGGACTTGGATCATGGGAATTTTGGCTCTGATGTCCATGACTTATGGAAACTTCGTAGCTCTGAAGCAGACAAGTTTAAAGAGAGTGTTAGCATATTCTTCCATCGCTCATGCAGGATATGTAGTAGCGGGGATTTCTTTAGGCGGAAAAGAAGAAGCCTTATTCTATCTGATCGTATATTCTTTTATGAGTTTGGGAGCGTTTGCAATTTTATCTTTCTTGGAAGAAGGGAATCGCCACGTAACGTATGATTCAATTGCTGGACTTGCAAAGTCCAGGCCTTGGACCAGTTTTGCATTATTTATCTTCTTCTTGTCTTTAGCTGGAATTCCTCCTTTAGGTGGATTCTGGGCAAAATTATTTCTATTCCAAAGGATTGCAGAAGGAACAGATCAAATCTCCAGATTATTACTCATCGGAGGTATTGCGAACTCTGCATTAGCATTATATTATTATGTGAAAGTAGGAATACTTGCATACATGAGTTCTGAGGAAGGAGAAATTTCTAAATTAGATTCTCCTAAAGCAAGTTACGGAGTTCTATTCGTTTCTGCAATTTCTTTGGCTGCCGTGTTAGTGGGATGGTATTTTATCCAACCTAAGGATTTGAATAGCTTAAAGTTCGCGAACAAATCCGCAGAATTACAAAAGTAA
- a CDS encoding SseB family protein, with amino-acid sequence MSSFKKVLSSIKEYFEPIPKFDGENARFREAIYLYSKNRSEKNLEKLSAELTKAYFLIPHAGEEAAAKKAKPKKKVVAKKKKKTPSKKGPQPIVLLYVSDEHGRVFLPAFSHPSESFRYFKKDTALVPITAKELWALGLQNKGVSGVAIDPGSTLWLLSRDHLELLQKEK; translated from the coding sequence ATGTCCAGTTTCAAAAAAGTTCTCTCTTCTATTAAAGAATATTTTGAACCTATCCCTAAGTTTGATGGAGAGAATGCAAGGTTTAGGGAAGCAATCTATCTTTATTCTAAAAATCGTTCCGAAAAAAATTTAGAAAAACTTTCCGCTGAGCTCACCAAAGCTTACTTTTTAATCCCTCATGCTGGCGAAGAAGCTGCCGCTAAAAAGGCAAAACCCAAAAAGAAAGTAGTGGCTAAAAAAAAGAAGAAGACTCCTTCTAAAAAGGGACCTCAACCGATCGTATTATTATACGTAAGCGATGAACATGGTAGAGTGTTCTTACCGGCATTTTCTCATCCTTCCGAATCATTCCGTTATTTTAAAAAGGATACTGCACTCGTTCCAATTACTGCAAAAGAACTATGGGCCTTAGGATTACAGAATAAGGGAGTTTCTGGAGTTGCTATAGATCCTGGCTCTACGTTATGGTTGCTCTCCAGAGATCATTTGGAATTATTGCAAAAAGAAAAATAA
- a CDS encoding PAS domain S-box protein — protein MQESLEKLVYHWIQNDWEVFQFIQTEGLDGIWVLDLSDRNRLWLNPKFKSVLGFSGSDSDISSVHWKDLFFKKDYELIDSQLGKVQETKTLPIRYKTFSGSELDTDTKLKIIEGQSGELICLGAIKILKESELHVMKKELDILSLINALPDMIGYWDSNLINRLANDAYQNWFGIEAKKIVGLHMKTVLGDELFELNFPYVQKVLNGETQLFERKIPSIDGEHFRYSLAKYIPDFRDGKVIGFSVIVSDISKIKNAEAENLKLAKIVESSDDAIIGKDLDGKINSWNKGAEKIFGYNSFEILGSNFDILVAKESNGSESKINQKMIALKETANFESVRKTKGGHSIEMSITLSPILDSSGKIIGSAEIARDIGERKRMESSFRSAFEYSAIGMAILDPEGRWIQVNGNLIQLLGYDWEELSKLTFREITYREDLDKDLQLLTETLEGKRSGYHLEKRYVKKNGELIWILLSVALVRDADGKPNHFISQILDIDEIKKAEEELRHAKELLEQTSKLVRIGAWDMDLKRKVGSWSAITKEMHEVPADYVPDIEGGLQFVKEGESREKVTEAIKLLLTDGIPYDLEMEIITAKGNELWVRTVGSAEFEDGECVRIFGALYDIDKRKKAELELFREKSRLSAFVEHAPAAVAMFDAEIKYVAVSERWLTEYQLSGKNIIGLSHYEVFPNISQEWKDIHQRCLSGEVLKNDEDVWRPEGWEHDQYLRWEVRPWYQLDGAIGGIMMFTQDITESCLQREELKKAKLAAEQANRAKSDFLANMSHEIRTPLNGIIGFSDLLLRTSMDSTQHQYMMTVFQSAESLLDIINDILDFSKIEAGKLELSYEKTNLLELCSQIVNTIKFQAQKKGLEVIVNVAWDVPRFVKADSVRLRQVIVNLFSNSVKFTEEGEIEFKIELLQKISETEGEFRFSVRDTGIGIAPDAKNKIFEAFTQGDVSTTRRFGGTGLGLAISNKLLSIMGSGLQVKSELGKGSTFYFDLKLNISEIVGEDWIRLRSIKKVLVADKNQENVKLIGEMLSTQNIPTDFSRNGEEMLQNLSSGNRYDIILMDYEMPEGGGLELVRKVREDLKIRSEDQPIVLIVNPEEGDSFSEKSRKLGVQEVISKPIHMQKLFDILARNQIFKEPFEFPLNTRDQEGAPTIHKTATILIAEDNSVNMMLAKSIVKRILPKAKCIEALTGREAVDKFRETNPDLVFMDIQMPEMNGYEATKAIRILEKDGHRVPIIAVTAGIVSGERERCLEAGMDDYISKPAVKADFARIIFRWMS, from the coding sequence ATGCAAGAATCCCTGGAAAAGTTAGTCTATCACTGGATACAAAATGATTGGGAAGTTTTCCAATTCATCCAAACCGAAGGGCTGGATGGCATTTGGGTTTTGGATCTTTCGGATCGAAATAGATTGTGGCTCAATCCAAAATTCAAATCGGTCCTTGGGTTCTCCGGATCGGACTCTGATATCTCTTCTGTGCATTGGAAAGATCTCTTTTTTAAGAAAGATTATGAGTTGATCGATTCTCAATTGGGGAAGGTTCAGGAGACAAAAACTCTTCCTATTCGTTACAAAACATTTTCTGGTTCTGAACTGGATACAGATACTAAACTTAAAATTATAGAAGGTCAGTCCGGTGAGCTGATTTGTCTCGGTGCAATCAAAATTCTGAAAGAGTCCGAGCTACATGTGATGAAAAAGGAATTGGATATCCTTTCCTTAATCAATGCATTACCAGATATGATTGGCTATTGGGATTCGAATCTAATCAATAGATTGGCTAACGATGCATATCAAAACTGGTTTGGGATTGAGGCCAAAAAGATTGTCGGCTTACATATGAAAACGGTTTTAGGTGACGAATTATTCGAATTAAATTTTCCGTATGTTCAAAAGGTCTTAAATGGTGAGACCCAATTATTTGAAAGAAAAATCCCATCTATAGATGGAGAACATTTCAGATATTCATTAGCAAAGTATATTCCGGATTTTAGAGACGGAAAGGTAATAGGCTTTTCAGTTATAGTCAGTGATATTTCAAAAATTAAGAATGCAGAAGCTGAAAATCTAAAGTTGGCAAAGATAGTCGAATCTTCTGACGATGCAATTATCGGAAAGGACTTGGATGGCAAGATCAATTCTTGGAATAAGGGAGCTGAGAAAATCTTCGGCTATAATTCCTTTGAGATATTAGGATCTAATTTTGATATTCTGGTCGCGAAGGAATCGAATGGATCGGAATCCAAGATCAATCAAAAGATGATTGCTCTCAAAGAAACAGCGAATTTTGAATCAGTAAGAAAGACAAAGGGCGGTCATTCGATCGAAATGTCCATCACACTTTCTCCTATTTTAGATTCTTCGGGAAAGATAATTGGTTCCGCGGAGATAGCGAGGGATATAGGCGAAAGAAAGAGAATGGAGAGTTCTTTTAGAAGTGCCTTCGAATATTCTGCGATTGGGATGGCAATTTTAGATCCAGAAGGGAGATGGATTCAAGTAAACGGGAATCTTATCCAATTACTTGGATATGATTGGGAAGAGTTATCCAAACTGACATTCAGAGAAATAACTTATCGAGAGGATCTTGACAAAGATCTGCAATTACTTACGGAAACTTTGGAAGGTAAAAGGTCGGGTTATCATTTAGAAAAACGTTATGTTAAGAAAAATGGAGAACTGATTTGGATTTTACTTTCGGTTGCTTTAGTACGAGATGCAGACGGAAAACCTAATCATTTCATCTCTCAGATATTAGATATAGACGAGATCAAGAAAGCAGAAGAAGAACTGAGGCATGCTAAAGAATTGTTGGAACAAACCAGCAAACTGGTCCGAATCGGAGCATGGGATATGGACCTTAAACGTAAAGTGGGGTCTTGGTCAGCGATAACAAAAGAAATGCACGAGGTCCCTGCTGACTACGTTCCCGATATTGAGGGAGGTCTTCAATTCGTTAAGGAGGGAGAGAGTAGAGAGAAGGTAACAGAGGCAATAAAATTACTTTTAACAGACGGAATTCCGTATGATTTGGAAATGGAAATAATAACGGCCAAGGGTAATGAACTTTGGGTAAGAACGGTAGGGAGCGCGGAGTTCGAGGACGGTGAATGTGTCCGGATATTCGGTGCGTTATACGATATTGACAAAAGAAAAAAAGCGGAACTGGAATTGTTTCGAGAAAAATCCAGGCTTTCCGCATTCGTTGAGCATGCCCCTGCTGCTGTTGCAATGTTTGATGCAGAGATCAAATACGTTGCCGTCAGTGAAAGATGGTTAACCGAATATCAATTGTCTGGAAAAAATATCATAGGGCTATCTCATTACGAAGTGTTTCCAAACATTTCCCAAGAATGGAAGGATATCCACCAAAGATGTTTATCTGGAGAAGTTCTGAAAAATGATGAGGATGTATGGAGACCGGAAGGTTGGGAGCATGACCAATACCTTCGCTGGGAAGTAAGGCCTTGGTATCAATTAGATGGTGCCATTGGTGGAATCATGATGTTCACACAAGATATCACTGAAAGTTGCCTGCAAAGGGAAGAATTAAAAAAAGCGAAACTGGCTGCGGAACAGGCAAATAGAGCTAAGTCGGACTTCTTGGCAAATATGAGCCATGAGATCAGGACTCCTTTAAATGGGATCATAGGATTTTCCGATCTTTTGCTTAGAACATCAATGGATTCCACTCAGCATCAGTATATGATGACTGTATTTCAATCCGCCGAGTCCTTGTTGGACATTATTAATGATATATTAGATTTTTCGAAAATTGAAGCCGGGAAACTGGAATTGTCTTATGAAAAAACAAATCTTTTGGAACTTTGTAGCCAGATCGTAAATACAATTAAATTCCAGGCCCAGAAAAAAGGATTAGAAGTAATAGTAAATGTCGCGTGGGACGTGCCCCGTTTTGTAAAGGCAGACAGTGTAAGGTTAAGACAAGTAATAGTAAATCTATTCAGTAACTCCGTAAAGTTTACGGAAGAAGGTGAGATAGAATTTAAGATAGAACTTCTTCAAAAAATTTCAGAAACAGAAGGGGAATTTAGATTTTCTGTTAGAGATACTGGTATCGGTATCGCGCCTGATGCTAAAAATAAAATATTTGAAGCATTCACTCAAGGAGATGTCTCTACCACTCGAAGATTTGGAGGGACAGGGCTCGGACTTGCTATTTCTAATAAACTTCTTTCTATCATGGGTAGCGGTCTTCAAGTCAAAAGTGAATTAGGAAAAGGAAGTACATTCTATTTCGATCTGAAGCTGAATATTTCGGAAATTGTGGGAGAAGATTGGATCAGACTTCGTTCCATCAAAAAGGTTTTAGTCGCCGACAAGAATCAAGAAAACGTAAAATTGATCGGAGAAATGTTATCTACCCAGAATATTCCTACGGACTTTTCCAGAAATGGAGAGGAGATGTTACAGAATTTATCCAGCGGAAATAGATATGATATTATTCTAATGGATTATGAAATGCCGGAAGGTGGCGGGCTTGAGCTTGTTAGGAAGGTAAGAGAGGATCTGAAAATCAGAAGTGAAGATCAGCCGATCGTATTGATAGTAAACCCGGAAGAAGGAGACTCATTTAGCGAGAAGTCCAGGAAACTGGGAGTTCAAGAAGTGATCTCTAAACCCATTCACATGCAGAAGTTATTCGATATTCTTGCTAGAAATCAGATTTTTAAGGAACCGTTTGAATTTCCTTTGAATACGAGGGATCAAGAAGGAGCTCCTACCATTCATAAAACTGCAACTATCCTGATCGCCGAAGATAATTCTGTAAATATGATGCTCGCAAAAAGTATCGTTAAAAGGATCCTTCCCAAAGCAAAATGTATAGAGGCTCTGACAGGAAGAGAAGCTGTGGATAAGTTTAGAGAGACTAATCCTGATCTGGTCTTTATGGACATCCAAATGCCTGAGATGAATGGGTACGAGGCAACAAAGGCAATACGTATTTTAGAAAAGGACGGTCACAGAGTTCCGATCATTGCGGTGACAGCAGGTATCGTTTCTGGTGAAAGAGAAAGATGTTTAGAAGCTGGGATGGATGATTACATCAGCAAGCCTGCAGTAAAAGCAGATTTTGCCCGGATTATCTTCCGTTGGATGAGTTAA
- the thiL gene encoding thiamine-phosphate kinase produces MNEEELISSLYPPGKEQENDCYSDKEGNLITTDTIAEGTHFRLDWSRPEDLANKLVEVNVSDIAAANGTPQKAFFNFGLSPSCNRKEFLEPFIESFKKALTSYEIELCGGDTYRTQELNLTLTLFGKSNSPVDRKGGKPGDNVYLSGHIGASLLGYKILEGAHISLSPEVKKLALDRHLRPKSRLNLSRSLYSKNRIHAGMDLTDGLKQDVFKLAKSSGVRIDLDLDKLPFENGVKEAIGIEGVLISGEELELLFLSPDELPSSWEGISIRKIGSVIALEEGESPQVRYSYEGKTYSPKESGFRHF; encoded by the coding sequence TTGAACGAAGAAGAACTCATCTCCTCCTTATATCCTCCCGGCAAAGAACAGGAAAACGACTGTTATTCGGATAAAGAAGGTAACTTAATCACAACAGATACGATTGCCGAAGGAACTCATTTTAGATTGGACTGGAGTCGTCCTGAAGATTTGGCAAACAAATTGGTAGAAGTTAACGTATCAGATATAGCGGCGGCTAACGGGACTCCTCAAAAGGCATTTTTTAATTTTGGACTTTCTCCTTCTTGTAATCGAAAAGAATTTTTAGAACCATTTATCGAATCATTTAAGAAGGCATTAACTTCTTATGAAATAGAACTCTGCGGTGGAGACACATACAGAACACAAGAGTTAAACTTAACTTTAACTCTATTCGGAAAATCAAATTCTCCTGTAGATAGAAAGGGTGGAAAACCAGGAGATAATGTATACTTGAGCGGTCATATAGGTGCTTCTCTTTTAGGTTATAAGATATTAGAAGGTGCCCATATTTCTCTTTCTCCAGAAGTCAAAAAACTCGCTTTGGATAGACATTTAAGACCTAAATCCAGATTAAACTTAAGTCGTTCTCTATATTCAAAAAATAGAATACATGCGGGAATGGATCTGACAGATGGACTCAAGCAAGATGTGTTCAAATTAGCAAAGTCTTCAGGCGTCAGAATAGATTTAGATCTAGACAAACTTCCTTTTGAAAATGGAGTAAAAGAAGCAATCGGGATAGAAGGTGTTTTAATATCTGGAGAAGAATTAGAACTTTTATTTTTATCTCCAGACGAATTACCTTCTTCTTGGGAAGGCATCTCTATCCGAAAAATCGGCAGTGTTATCGCTTTGGAAGAAGGTGAATCTCCTCAGGTCCGATATTCTTACGAAGGAAAAACTTACTCTCCTAAAGAATCCGGATTTAGACATTTTTAA
- a CDS encoding MFS transporter, producing the protein MRNGLLSWILPSPSKPLRPDSEVKTLYPKFRWRILEATFLGYSVFYTVRNNFPVVSKEIGQALSYSQEQIGNILAITAISYGIGKFLMGALSDRSNPKIFMPLGLVLTGICNIFFGASSDYQTHLILWGLNGLFQGMGWPPCGRSLGHWFSVKERGQKFAVWNIAHNVGGGLVGVIAAYSASWFGWRNAFYIPAALSFLTAIYLYFRLLDTPQSVGLPSIEEYTGTETDSAKVSESERELSFKEIFIDLVLLNKYIWVFAIANFFVYIVRYSLTDWGPSYLKFAKGASLEKGGISTLIYEFAGIGSTLLVGWYSDKVGGKRGLVSLICMFPILFALFGILYLPPGYLWADLTLFGIVGFFIYPPVMLLGVAGLDFTSKKAVGTAAGFIGLFGYLGRTALSKGLGWMSSYPWFRWEYSIFIIFSSAILAIILLAFTWNWKPKQ; encoded by the coding sequence ATGAGAAACGGTCTATTATCTTGGATTCTACCAAGCCCTTCGAAACCTTTACGCCCAGATTCTGAAGTTAAAACTCTTTATCCAAAGTTTCGTTGGAGAATTTTAGAGGCAACATTCCTAGGATATTCTGTCTTTTACACCGTTCGGAATAATTTTCCTGTAGTTTCCAAGGAAATCGGACAGGCTCTTTCCTACTCCCAAGAACAGATCGGAAACATTTTAGCGATCACCGCAATCTCTTACGGTATCGGAAAATTCCTGATGGGGGCACTTTCAGATAGAAGTAACCCTAAAATTTTTATGCCATTAGGTCTCGTTCTAACAGGAATTTGTAATATATTTTTTGGTGCTTCTTCCGATTACCAAACACATCTAATTTTATGGGGACTAAACGGTTTGTTCCAAGGAATGGGTTGGCCACCTTGCGGAAGATCCTTAGGACATTGGTTTTCCGTTAAAGAAAGAGGACAAAAATTCGCAGTATGGAATATAGCACATAATGTAGGAGGAGGACTTGTAGGAGTAATTGCAGCCTATAGCGCCTCTTGGTTCGGATGGAGAAACGCATTTTATATTCCGGCAGCTCTTTCCTTTTTAACTGCGATCTATTTGTATTTTAGATTATTGGATACTCCTCAATCTGTTGGACTTCCTTCTATTGAAGAATATACCGGAACGGAAACTGATTCTGCGAAAGTTTCTGAATCAGAAAGAGAACTCAGCTTTAAGGAAATTTTTATAGATCTGGTGCTTCTAAATAAGTATATCTGGGTCTTTGCAATAGCTAACTTTTTCGTTTATATAGTGAGGTATAGCCTCACTGATTGGGGACCTTCTTATTTAAAATTCGCGAAAGGAGCGAGTTTAGAAAAAGGAGGGATCAGCACTTTAATTTACGAATTCGCAGGAATAGGTTCTACTCTACTTGTTGGCTGGTATTCCGATAAGGTAGGCGGAAAAAGAGGATTAGTCAGCTTGATATGCATGTTTCCTATCTTATTTGCATTATTTGGAATATTATATCTTCCTCCTGGATATTTATGGGCAGACCTTACTCTGTTTGGTATCGTAGGATTTTTTATCTATCCACCAGTCATGTTACTGGGAGTCGCCGGATTGGACTTTACTTCCAAAAAGGCAGTCGGGACAGCAGCAGGATTTATAGGATTATTCGGTTACTTGGGAAGGACAGCTCTTTCCAAAGGATTAGGATGGATGAGCTCATACCCCTGGTTTCGCTGGGAATATTCTATATTTATAATATTCTCTTCTGCGATCCTTGCGATAATCCTACTTGCATTTACCTGGAACTGGAAGCCTAAACAGTAA